ATCCTGTAGTAGCCTGAGATTTGAAAATCCCTGAATAATTACAACAGTAAGTCACGTCAGACAAAGTTTCTCAATAAATCTTGAGATCCTGTCTTACCTGGAGATAATGAGTTGACTCGAATCTTAAATGGGATCAAATTAGCAGCTAATAATCGTGTTAAATGCGATTCtatcaaataaatgaaGATCAGCTGAGTAATAAGCCTTGTAAATTGTCTTCATGATTATGAATTCACCTCCTGCTTTAGCACTTCCATAAGCTGGATGAATGATATCTCTGAAGGATGAAAATTGATCAGTAAACACTTTTCTAACACTATGGAAAGGGCTCGGTACTTACGGTTTAGTAATTAATGcagctaaagaagatatgtTGGTAATAACAggatcttttgattttctcaataaaggtaaaagcGCGATCGATAATTGCCAAGGAGCAGAAATGTAATTTGTAGCCATATCGGTAAAGTCAGAACTAAATTATATGTTAGTATGCAAAGCTTTTGGAGTGAACAATTGAGCTGGAAATATAATTTACGTTTCTATCGAACCGAGTTTTTTCTCTAGCGCATCTAGATCTCCCTGGTTGAACGGATCGACATCAGCCAGTTACTTGGGATATCATTTGTGAGGCATGACTTTTCGAACGAACTTTCTCAGCTTGGATCTTGTAATTTGTTCCTACTCCCGCattgttgatcaaataatcaaccTAGAGCAAAACGATCAGCGATTGAAGTTTACAGTCGATATTGAATCGAATCTTACCTTGTCAACGATTTTAATCAGATGTTCAGAAACTGCGTGGATACCTTCTTTGGTCAGGATATCGCCTTGTAAAGGAATGACTTGACCATCATTTTTGCTTGCAGCAGTGCTGAGCTCGTCTGCTGTATTCTGCAGAGTCTCAAGTCTTCTTCCAATGATGTATACCTGAAGTATTGTTGAGTATGTTAACGAAAATCGTTACCTTGAATAACTCAATCTGATTGATTTGCATTAACATACTTTGGCACCATTAATAGCCAACGCAGTAGTGATAGCTCGTCCAATACCTGATGTGGAATGTGAAATCAGATACAATATGATGAGACATTATAAAGTCAGTAACTCACCTGTACCTCCTCCAGTTACCACAACTACCTATGATCCGCGAGTCTAGTCAGCTGAAGCATAATTATGTATTCAGGAACATAAAATATGGACAAACCTTTCCTTTGACTGAGAATAAGTTGGTAACCTCGAATGATGAGTATGACATGATacaattcaaaaattcGTGGCGGGGTAAAGCAAAATTGTTTACTAGGATTCAACTTAAAAGGCGAAAAGTGTATTATATGACCGGTCCACAGTACGATGAATATTGTAGACTGTAAGATGATTTCTGTGTATATATTTGAGCACTGGTTGTCATGGATGCAATCTTTCTATCGTATTACTTATGTTTAGCTTTCGGAAATTGAAGACCATCGGGCTCTTGCATATGATTACGCGATGTAGGAATGAGATGATTATCAAGGCACTCACTGTACGTAAATAGCTTATTCAGCTTTCTCATTATCAAGCGGTCTCCGTAAAGATATCCTTTCGTCCGCATTCATTGTTCCCCTTGTGCAAGCTCCAGCATACATAGAGCTACAAAACATGAATATATGCATATCACAATTGATCTATGTACGTTAACGATCACATTGAAAGTTCAAACCTCCACTATAATTGGTAATCTCTGTTCAGCACAGCATCCAATTTGTGCATTAAATGTCCTTGGCGGATGATAGCTAATCATTAAGTGTCAGTCTGCAGGGTAACGTTGGAGATTTTGAAACGAATCTTGAAAAACTTACAAGTCTCCATCCTCCATCGATAATAATGGTAGCTGCATTGATATAAGATCCGGCAGGCGAAGATAACATCAAAGCAGTACCCGCAATTTCTTCCCACAAACCTTCTCGACTGAAGTTGTTGCATTCGTCAGCTAGGAGTGACCGAACAGAGAGACGACGTGTCAAGCTAATTACTCAGCTTACCCTTTTGGAAtgtttttgatttggtCTTGACCAAGAGGTACGAGGGGAGCATCTCGATCGCTTGTTCCAGTTGTAAGTTGGGATTTAAAAAGACCTACTTTCAAGCTTCAGTGATGAAATATCACGTTGCTATAGGCAAATCAGACTAACCCGGTGCAATCGAGTTGACTCGAATGTTGAATGGCAGAAGACCGGCAGCCATCAGTTCAGTAAGATGGGTCTCTGCAACAAAGATGAAACGTGAATTCGGAAATACACTCAACAAATGATACTGTACTTACCGGCAGCCTTTGATTAAGCATAAGCGTATTCGCATACGGCCCTACAACAGGACAATCAGTCTACATAGCTCGCAAGCGAATGAACGATCAGGAGTTTACCTGTTCAAGAAGTAAGCAGCGAGAGAAGTGATGTTGGTAACACATGCGTCCTTTGACTTTTTGAACAGCGGAATGAACTTGACTGCAAGTAAGTATGGTCCTGCCACATGGATAGCAGTCATATTGGCAAAGTCGAGGCTATGATAAAGGTTAAAATCAACACCTGTATTTGCCTTTGCATGAAGGGTTTATGGTAAGCGAACCCACTCTTCGATAGACCAAAGCATCTTTTCGAGTCCTTCATGATCGTGCTATAGATCCGGGTGTATATTGCATCAATCCACAGTAACTCAAGTATAGTTGGTAGGAGACGCTTAACACACATTGCCATTGGAAGAGACTCTCCAACCACCTGAATAACCAGCATTATTCACCAGGTAATCGAGCTGTAAGAGGGCGCATAAATTAATTAGATGCTGAAACTGTGACATAATTGCTACATACCCTGTCTGTGAGTTTCGATACCTTCTCATATACGTTGACAACCCCTTGCTTGGTTCCAACATCGCCTTCGAGAGCGATACATTCACCACTCAATCCACTTTCTTTAGCCGCGATGTTAATCTCTTTTGCAGAATCTTCAACTATGTTCAATCTCCTTCCGATCACGAAGACCTGTTTTTGTTAATGTTAGTATTCGAATGGatgattatcaaaagatggaGACTCGCTTTAGCCCCGTTAATTGCGAGAGCAGTTGCAATTCCTTTACCAAGACCTATGTTATCGATTCTTCAGTTCGGAAGTTATCTAGTCGAGTATTCGTATCTCAAACTCACCAGTACCTCCTCCTGTAACGACGCAGATCTGAATGATCTCGCATGTTAGAAATTCTCGAGACTTCTAGCGCTGTGAATGAGCGGTGACTCACTTTACCTTGTACCCCGAAGAGGTTATtaatattgaatgattgCAATGACATGTGAGTATTGGTCTctgattttggttttcttCGTCAGTATAATGAGCAAGAATAGTTCAAATGTTTAGGATCAGTAATTAAAGGAGCCAAGTCAATTCAGCATTGAGGTATGATGTTCATATATATGTCTGCATCCTCTTATCTAGCATCAAGTTGAGCAGAAGGGAAGGAAAAGCGGTATCGAGCCGGATGAGCCACTTGATGTCCGGCATCGTAGCGATCAAAGCAGAAGTGGGGACATTGATCTAAATGGTTATCAAGCCTGTCATTGTATATTGAGGCTTTTTGTATCCTGGTGATTCAGCGACCAAAGGGCCTAAGATCGTAATCTCCACGACCATGGTAGCTTAGTGCTATACTTATAGAAGCGTGACTAAGGGTGCTCAGCgtcaagttgaaaatcTCTGGGGTGCCGAGCGAGTTCTGTCTCCGACTTCAAATAATGAGTCATCGAAAAGAGCACTAGACTGTCATAGCGTAGTCCGGTTCCAGACAAAGGAGGGTTAGAGGTCGAGGCGCATATGAGCGACTATATCTCCGGTTCTCATGATCCTGTGCTGAGCGAAAACAGACGATGAAAGTCGGAAGTATCGACACGACCCCAACGCCAATGTTTCGTCAATTTCTGGATTACTAGCTATCCAAACTgtgatttggattttggGGAATGCACATCTGCTGTCATTAATCGAGATTTGCCTCGGTGATCATAATGCACTTGAACCCACCATACTGGTCAGCTAAAGTGAGGGTGTCATTTGAGTttcaatgaatttgattccgtcGTCATGATCTCGTCCTCACTTTCATTTCGGCAAGTTAATGAGATAACTAAATAATCCTTACATTAGACACTTTGACAGTCGTCATTGAGTACTTACATCAGTCAATCAGAACCTACAGAATGTCTACTTCAGTCATCCCGCCCACTGATGGTACTGCTGGTCCATCGAATGGATTACCTCCTTTGGCTGATCTAGTTCGAAGAAGTACGAAGAGGACGAGGATAGTATATGGTGTGGAAGGGAATTCTATAGATGATGGATTAGCAAAAGCGTGAGTATCGCATTTGTGCGCATTTCATCTCACTTGTTCCCCGCAATGTGCTGATGagtatcatcatcttaGGAACAAGATAAAGCTTGCGTCGAAACTCGCAGCAGAATACAGAGATGTACAAACCCTTCCTCCTATATTAGCAAGTCAACAAGGACCTGCAGGACCCAAAAGACCTGCTGCTTCTGCCAATGGTCCATCGGCACCAGGACCACAAGCGGGACAGAAGCTGATAGGAGGGCCGGAAGATAGTCAATCGTGAGTTTTGCCAAGTCTGTTATATCACGCAGATAATGGAGAATTGACCTAAAATACTTGCCGTTTTCAGATCTTCAAACGGTTCGATACCCGCTGCCGAACCTAGATCTTTGGTAAAATTCAGACACCAACAAGGGTTCGCTGCTGAAGGTGGTCAAGCTTCGTCAAGATTATCGCAGGCTTtaatgagaaagaaggaagcTAGAGAAGTCAAACCGGAATATCATCCTCAATGTAAGTTCGGGGTTCAGActcttttcaaatttcttGAATTGCTCGACGGAGTATGCATCTGCACCACAAGCTGATCTACCTGTCATTATTAAAAGGGAAACTCACAAGAGTGATTTCGGGTCATATGGGTTGGGTAAGAGCGGTAGCTGTGGACCCGGGGAATCAATGGTTTGCAACCGGTGCAGGTGATCGAGTAGTGAAGGTCAGTTCAGCTCATTTAGCAGCATTTATTGCCTCATAATCAGACTGACAAACTGTTTTCCACAGATCTGGGATTTGGCAAGTGGAGAATTGAAACTATCTTTGACTGGTCATATTTCGACAGTTCGAGGGTTGGCGGTGTCAGATAGGCATCCTTATCTTTTCTCGTGTGCCGAGGATAAGGTAAGCTTAACATCAAGCGATGCTTCATCTCGCGCAATCAAGCTTACATTCGCTTTCATACTGCTGTAGATGGTCAAATGTTGGGATTTGGAAACGAATAAAGTGATCAGACATTATCATGGTCATTTCTCTGGTGTTTATTCCTTATCGTGAGTTGACACCATCATAAGTTGAGCATGTGACTGATGATGTCCTCAGTGTTCATCCCACGCTCGATGTGCTCGTTACTGCTGGTCGAGATGCGAGTGTTCGAGTGAGTCGTCTCGTCGTATTGGTGTTTTAATgttcaagctgatatcaGTCTTTCAGGTCTGGGATATGCGAAGTCGAGCCAACATCTTTACCCTGACTGGACACACAAGTACGGTTGCAGATGTAAAAACACAAGATTCAGATCCCCAAATCATTTCAGGAAGTATGGATTCTACAGTTCGGTAAGTTTTGCTCGTTCGAAACCGATTGTCAAGTAGATTAAAGCTGATAGCAAATGTAGATTATGGGATTTGGCAGCTGGAAAGTGTATGACAACTTTAACGCATCACAAGAAATCAGTCAGAGCATTAGCTATCCATCCTACCGAATATTCATTCGCATCTGCAAGTTCGGGTGGTAATAATatcaagaaatggaaatgtCCTGAAGGAACTTTTGTCCATAACTTTGTGGGACACGAAGCTATCATAAATACTATGAGTGTCAACTCGGAAGGTGTATTGTTCTCTGGTGGTGAGTTTGTTATTCTTACCATTCCAGATAATATACTCCAACTAGCTGGATTTGAAGCTAATCTTGGAGTTTGAATTCAATCAGCCGATAATGGTTCATTGACTTTATGGGATTACAAAACTGGATTACCATTCCAACACCTCAAAGATATTCCTCAACCTGGTTCTCTGGATGCTGAAGCTGTAAGTACAATTAGCTTAGTAAATCACAGAATACTCCCAAGCTGACATCTTCGTGCGAACAGGGTGTATTCTGTTCTACTTTCGATAAGACCGGTACGAGGTTGATCACTGGTGGTGCGGATAAGACTATCAAGGTGTACTCTGAGCAAGCGTAGATCGGGTCAATATGATAGAATTTATCCTGAATGCATTGTAACGATATAAGATAGAAGAGCAGAGCTGATAAGCAGTCGGCAGCGGTAATCATTTCAGACGCTATTTTTTCCCGAATGATACAATGCATATGCATAAGTTgaaaaaatatcaatctaTAAATTAAAAGCCAATCTACCTCTTTCCTTTGTTAAACTAACTAGGTTATACAGATAATTCAGCAGTTTTAACATTCTTTAAACtatcttgatatttttCTAAAGCAGGTTTAACCCAATCTTTAACGAAACCATCAACTTGTTCTGGAGCTCTACCTACAAAAGTAGTTGgatctaataattcactTAATTGATTCCAAATAGGTTTGAAATATTGTTCATTTTTGATTctatcaattaaatcattttcaccaCCTTGTTCTTTAACTACTGAACCTGCTTGATGTGATAAAACTCTAATTTTCTCATGACATTCTTGTCTATCTCCACCTGATTTTACAATTGCCataattatatt
The window above is part of the Kwoniella pini CBS 10737 chromosome 11, complete sequence genome. Proteins encoded here:
- a CDS encoding pre-mRNA-splicing factor PRP46: MSTSVIPPTDGTAGPSNGLPPLADLVRRSTKRTRIVYGVEGNSIDDGLAKANKIKLASKLAAEYRDVQTLPPILASQQGPAGPKRPAASANGPSAPGPQAGQKLIGGPEDSQSSSNGSIPAAEPRSLVKFRHQQGFAAEGGQASSRLSQALMRKKEAREVKPEYHPQWKLTRVISGHMGWVRAVAVDPGNQWFATGAGDRVVKIWDLASGELKLSLTGHISTVRGLAVSDRHPYLFSCAEDKMVKCWDLETNKVIRHYHGHFSGVYSLSVHPTLDVLVTAGRDASVRVWDMRSRANIFTLTGHTSTVADVKTQDSDPQIISGSMDSTVRLWDLAAGKCMTTLTHHKKSVRALAIHPTEYSFASASSGGNNIKKWKCPEGTFVHNFVGHEAIINTMSVNSEGVLFSGADNGSLTLWDYKTGLPFQHLKDIPQPGSLDAEAGVFCSTFDKTGTRLITGGADKTIKVYSEQA